A genomic window from Camelina sativa cultivar DH55 chromosome 2, Cs, whole genome shotgun sequence includes:
- the LOC104731702 gene encoding LOW QUALITY PROTEIN: probable long-chain-alcohol O-fatty-acyltransferase 7 (The sequence of the model RefSeq protein was modified relative to this genomic sequence to represent the inferred CDS: deleted 1 base in 1 codon), whose protein sequence is MEEEIKSLIKVGVSTIISVSYCYFLPPRIISGVYRLISIIPLCALLFVLPLFFSFAIFSSTTAFFLSAIANSRLILYSFDQGPLFPLPSNLFKFACFTCFPIQRKRNPKSQNHFFTYVFAVKVAIFVVLLYVHNDVLSLHPALLFCLHPLFVYLLLEILLTLLRMLMSTIVLGCDLEPHFHEPYLATSLQDFWGRRWNLIVSSTLRACVYIPVRRACQSVMSSDYAMLIGVFATFVVSGVAHEVVFFYITREVPTGEVALFFVLHGVCTVAEVAVKRTAFVRRWQVRPVLSWLLTMGLVNGTAGWLFFPQLIRSNVMERCSIEISLLIDFFRHRLFHISQ, encoded by the exons ATGGAGGAAGAAATCAAGAGTTTGATCAAAGTAGGGGTTTCAACAATAATCTCGGTATCTTACTGTTACTTCTTACCACCAAGAATCATATCTGGTGTTTATCGATTAATCTCTATTATCCCGCTCTGTGCTTTGTTATTTGtgcttcctctcttcttctcctttgcaaTTTTTTCTTCCACTACAGCTTTTTTCTTATCAGCTATTGCTAATTCAAGGCTCATCCTCTATTCATTCGATCAAGGTCCTCTTTTTCCACTGCCATCAAATCTCTTCAAATTCGCCTGCTTCACTTGCTTCCCAATCCAGCGtaaaagaaaccctaaatctcaAAATCATTTCTTCACGTATGTATTCGCCGTTAAAGTTGCGATCTTTGTTGTGTTGTTATATGTGCATAACGACGTGCTAAGCCTTCATCCCGCTTTGCTTTTTTGTCTCCATCCATTGTTTGTATATTTGTTACTTGAGATTCTCTTAACGCTCCTTAGAATGTTAATGAGTACCATCGTTCTTGGTTGTGACCTAGAGCCACATTTTCACGAACCGTACTTAGCCACATCTCTTCAAGACTTTTGGGGTCGCCGGTGGAACCTCATAGTCTCGTCGACTCTTAGGGCATGCGTTTACATTCCTGTAAGGCGTGCTTGCCAAAGCGTTATGAGCTCTGATTATGCG ATGTTGATTGGTGTTTTTGCTACGTTTGTAGTCTCTGGTGTGGCTCACGAAGtggttttcttttatataacaCGTGAGGTGCCTACAGGGGAAGTCGCTTTGTTCTTTGTGTTACATGGAGTTTGCACGGTGGCGGAAGTGGCTGTGAAGAGAACGGCGTTTGTGCGGCGGTGGCAGGTGAGACCCGTTTTGTCTTGGCTGCTAACGATGGGGTTAGTAAATGGTACCGCTGGTTGGCTGTTTTTTCCTCAGTTGATACGTAGCAACGTGATGGAGAGATGTTCCATTGAAATCTCCTTGCTCATTGATTTCTTTAGACACAGGTTATTTCATATCTCCCAATGA
- the LOC104731710 gene encoding probable long-chain-alcohol O-fatty-acyltransferase 5 yields MDEELKNLIKLWFSAIISISYCYYIPPRIKSGVPRLLSVSPVLALFLVLPLFFSSLHLSLITAFFLTWLANFKLILFSFDKGPLIPIPSNLPRFFCFTCFPIKAQQNPKSQNHLPKLVFAIKVTIFGVLLHLYGYRQNLHPIVMLGLYFVHLYLEIEIILTFVKVLVFISLGCDLEPQSNKPYLATSLQDFWGRRWNLMVPAILRPAVYAPMRRVSERRMSSGWALFPGILVAFIVSGLVHELLFFYMTREMPTGEVTLFFVLHGVCTAAELAVKKKTTVTKRWRLSPVVSRLLTVGFVFLTGVWLFTPQLRRSGVMEKFTYEAVLVVEFVKKKLFTLLGLGNIYDEF; encoded by the coding sequence ATGGATGAGGAACTCAAGAACTTGATCAAATTATGGTTCTCTGCAATAATCTCGATATCTTATTGTTACTACATACCACCTAGAATCAAATCTGGTGTTCCTCGATTACTCTCAGTTTCCCCTGtccttgctctgtttcttgttcttcctttgtttttctcttctttgcaTTTATCTTTAATCACAGCGTTTTTTCTCACATGGCTCGCTAATTTCAAACTCATCCTCTTCTCCTTCGATAAAGGTCCTTTAATCCCAATTCCATCTAATCTCCCTCGGTTCTTCTGCTTCACTTGCTTCCCAATCAAGGCTcagcaaaaccctaaatctcaaAACCATTTACCTAAATTGGTTTTCGCCATTAAAGTTACAATCTTTGGTGTGCTGTTACATTTGTATGGTTACAGACAAAATCTGCATCCGATTGTAATGTTGGGTCTCTATTTTGTTCATCTCTACTTAGAGATTGAGattattttaacttttgtcAAAGTTCTTGTTTTTATCTCTCTTGGGTGTGATCTTGAGCCACAGTCCAATAAACCATACTTAGCTACATCTTTGCAAGACTTCTGGGGTCGCCGGTGGAATCTCATGGTTCCGGCGATTCTCCGGCCAGCCGTTTACGCTCCAATGCGGCGAGTCTCTGAACGTAGAATGAGTTCCGGTTGGGCGCTGTTTCCGGGGATCTTGGTGGCGTTCATCGTCTCCGGTTTGGTTCATGAATTGCTCTTCTTTTACATGACACGTGAGATGCCTACAGGAGAAGTTACACTGTTCTTTGTGTTACATGGCGTTTGCACTGCGGCTGAGTTGGCGGTGAAGAAGAAAACCACGGTTACGAAGCGGTGGCGGTTGAGTCCGGTGGTTTCGCGGCTGCTCACGGTGGGGTTCGTGTTTTTGACTGGTGTTTGGTTGTTTACACCTCAGCTTAGAAGGAGCGGCGTGATGGAGAAATTCACATATGAAGCTGTGTTGGTCGTTGAGTTCGTTAAGAAGAAGTTATTTACTTTGTTGGGACTTGGTAATATCTATGACGAGTTTTAA